A region of the Plasmodium vinckei vinckei genome assembly, chromosome: PVVCY_11 genome:
TTTCACGTCAACACAAGttaaatatgatatttttttttatgatcatattaattatacaGTTTAAAATATCCAGAGAATATATGTTCAAATATGGCACAAACAATGAATTATTAGTAGAAAGGATTAAAAGGGGTAAGGAAGCATTTTATGAAATTTtgaaagcaaaaaaaaaagctgAAGAAGAATATgcaagaaaaaaaaacaaaagtggatataaagaatatgaaGATAGCTTggatgataataatatatatgtaaaggaaataaaatgcTATGAATATGTACTTGATCagttaaataatttaaatatgtataattgtaatgaaataaatgaaaatagtaAATCATTATTAGCTTTAgcaaaaacaaaatgtatttttgttaaatcGATTAGAAGTTTCCCGGATGAAAAATCAGGATGCATATTAAAtccaaaaaatttaaataaattgcaaatatatttatataataataatatgtttgATCAGtttcaaaatgaaaatattgcTGAAACATTAAGTCTTGATgaattaagaaaaatagaaaatacaaaaaatccATGTCTTTATGATACCAATCCAAATGGAGAATACCCTAATATAGCAGGGGAGTTggctttaaaaaataatgaaaataattacaatAATGCAAATAATACCGATGATCATAACTTACGGtatcaaaattatacagatgattattatcatgataataatatgccAAATGAGAATAACTCACATAAcgatattaatataaacaaaaaattatgtgaaaatttaaaatataaaattgttacGAATTGCACAGGAAATGATAATATGTCTGATACTgcttttcaaatatatcattCAGAATTAAATCATATTGAtgatatttgtttttatatacaatcAGTTGAATGGAATAAAAGAACCGAAGAAAATGTGAGTTTtaatctatatttttctacatATGTATGGTGTAaaaattgatatatatttgtgttTGTTTAGCATGgatatttatttccttttcttATAATTTACCAAATCACCAGATTAACAGATTGGCTGAAACCTCTCTATACATAACAAAGCAGATGACCACAAATTTAGAAAACATGAAATTAATAGAACATGCGCAAATAAAGCAAATAGAGAATACAAATAGgtaattcaaataattaatatgttttagATACACACCGACAAATgtatatgcacatatatatggcAAGTTAGATAATCGAACATATTTTGCTCTATTTTTCTCTCCGTTTAGATTTgataactttttaaaagGGCTTAAAAGTGATTTTAGTGATATTATAGCAATCTTATCAAGCATAAAAAGACATCACGAATCTATTAGCAGtaagaaaatttttttaatattcttttattcttatttttatttattaatttcttttttttgaattcaTTTAGGATTTGTGAAGGGGTTTAGAATGTttgtaatttatttttttattttaataatagcCCTTTTTGTAACATCACGAAATTATGCATACAACAGTAGAACAAAGATTATTTCGtgtaagaataaaaaaaagtttgaaAATGTTTACTCAAAAAGTggatgaattattattagagttacatgaatatatatgaatttataCTTGTTAATTTGATTAGACAATATACCTACATGCTAAATTtaactattatttttttttaggtatttttttttgttttttgagcgagctattatttaaaaaaattgttatgttcattcaaaaatatatgtttttaatgattaatgataatattgtTAATTATTCAATAAAAGGAATAAGATATGTAAAggacaaaaataaaaaatatatccaaattaataaatgagAAATTTTCTACATTCATTGACTGCttatatatctataaatatttatgcatatgcGTGCAATTTCTTTTCAGGCTTTTGCTGGAGTGTGTCTAAAAGTGCTTATAAGCACAATGATAATgtaataattcatattttttatttgcttaCATTTTTGAAATGATCTTTTTACACTGAAATGTATGATTCGCCTTTTCAGGTATAAGGAGCccgcaaaaaaaatagaagaGGAGTTGAAGTATATAAAAGGTCTTATTGAAAATAGAccagaaaaatataaatacatgaCGTCAGATAACGAAAGAAATGACGTCAATATAGATCAGCATACAGGtttcaaattaaaaaatagtaaaagaataaatatacataatttagaaagtattttatatttttgactttatctttttatttctttagcTAGTATTCTAAAGTTATGGTTAAATTATAACGAAGATcttgataatatatatgatgatgataaagatttcaatatatgtaaggaatatacatataaaataaatacatacatataattaaaaaccACATGATATGTGtctttgaaatatatatacacctTATGATGTCTAAACActctattaaaaatatttcaggCAATATTAGTGATGCCGAAATAAGTAGCTCAGATACATCCCTTGCCAGTGAAAATCTATCGTCCGAAGAAATATTTGagtaattaaaataaaataagataAAGGAATATTATAgtgtaaaataataatataatgtgAAACAAATATCTATTGATTCacttttcattatttcaTTTCCTTTGTTTTTATGATTAGATCAAACGATGAATCTATTGGAAGACGAATAAAAACAATGCATAGGAAAAAGCGTCCgtcattttttcattattttccatCACCAAGAAATGTAACGGCATACACCGAAAACCCGATTACTTTCAGTAAATCaaacaaatgaataaatatatataatatattataaatgttCACACTGATAATAAATCCATACTAAATAATAAGCTATTCCGTGTGTCATATGATTATTGTGTGGAAAGAAATGAATTTACTTGTTAGGATTATAAGcatacattattatttttatacatttcaAATTACAAcagtaaatataataaatgaaaaacataaggaaataatgaaaatgcgAGCCAaaagattaaaaaattttgtaatacataaaaagggataaaaattatcatcattgttgttttattatataactatttatatatattttttttttataatatcagGGGAGTAACGATTATAGTGATAACAATGCAACAATCATGGAAACAAACGATGAAAACTCACCACTTAATTTATCTGATTTGAACGAAAACatgaaaaagtaaaaaaaaattactttTTGAAGGgctataaaatttgtatttacaCATACATTAAGAGAAATAGTCTTACATATTTGTTCTTatcaaaaattatgaaataaatattatataaagtgCATATccttatttataaattattattttatatgaatatattttaacatatatacataaaacaGTGTTTTACTGGcaatgcattttttttaacttaaATTTTCCGTATTAAAAATACccaatttatatttttaacatacataaaaatattttttccatttgtcttattttataatgcatgtatttttttttgttaaataaTTGATATATTGATTTGTTTATGTATgctaacattttttaagtaaacaaataacaaaatggttatattcaaaaataaaattaagttTAGAATAAATAActttcataattattaacaaGTTTGAGAAAACCTATATAACATATACCACAAAGTcgaattataaatattttacaaataaagtatattatcatgccataatatactttttatgtaattttttacaaaatatataattattttattaaccCAAATAAAACAGAATATCGTTTAAGCTATATTTCCATCCCCTAATAGCATTTGTCATGctaattatttgaatatgtatataatatagctCTTtaagttaataaaaaataaaaaaatgaatatgacgagcatatatattgttaaaataattaataaatttcgAAAATAGTAAATGATAATGTCTAAAGGAATATAAGCAACTCTTCCCTTTTCgtttttgttcttttttttgatatatttattacattatGTTAATTATGAGCAACAtgcaataatatataaaaattgtatacatttatttataccgcttttgtaataaataattttcatattatcaTAAGAGCttttaaatagtaaaaaaataacctCGGAATTTTATACTTAatgatacatttttatttatttttaaaacaagagtatattttctttaaaatataatatatcaaaaatatatattatatcgaaaatgcaaaaataaataaatatatatataatatacaaaaatgataatcCGTTGTTAACCACATAGCATGCAGAATGATAAATACgaggaaaaatatttttatatatgcaaatttTTCGATATTGTGagggaaaaataaaaataataattaaaataaaataagcacggtatacaataaataatcTTTCCAACAATTATTACGGTTAAATCGtgattaattttattatataattatatgtataaagcaaacaaaatatttaattaaaacatatattactGCATACATGGTATTAGTATACTACCCTCATTATATAtcttattatatgcatttacAAAAAAGCATGATTTCAACccttaatttaaaatagcattaaatatgcatacttattattatgtgcACAAAATAtcatacaaaaaaaacaaaacaaactaaaaaaaaaataagcaaataaaacttgtataaataataatatacttaCACTACCATGccctatttttttatttattatatatatgttggcggaatattaaatatttttttttattgtttttaagaaaaatcaattattttttgtttcttctttttttaataatacaagcataaattattattatattatataatttaaataataatagcgTTTCTCTATcctaaataaaatatcttttataaccatattattttcttatttataaagtatgttaataaaagttaatagaatatttttttttttattttttttagattaatataatttatcataaaaataagaattaatatttcaggcatataatattaaaaaatatttatttaaatgtatgcaacatattataaaattaaattttaagaaataatatattattactttatataaattttgtttgcAAAATGACTACTGCCAATTCAAggataataaatttatcgATATTCTTTTCGATAAATGCATTTTATATGCTactctatatttttaaccaTACCTTTATACAAGTTATAAGTAcatta
Encoded here:
- a CDS encoding nuclear fusion protein, putative; the encoded protein is MIFFFMIILIIQFKISREYMFKYGTNNELLVERIKRGKEAFYEILKAKKKAEEEYARKKNKSGYKEYEDSLDDNNIYVKEIKCYEYVLDQLNNLNMYNCNEINENSKSLLALAKTKCIFVKSIRSFPDEKSGCILNPKNLNKLQIYLYNNNMFDQFQNENIAETLSLDELRKIENTKNPCLYDTNPNGEYPNIAGELALKNNENNYNNANNTDDHNLRYQNYTDDYYHDNNMPNENNSHNDININKKLCENLKYKIVTNCTGNDNMSDTAFQIYHSELNHIDDICFYIQSVEWNKRTEENINRLAETSLYITKQMTTNLENMKLIEHAQIKQIENTNRFDNFLKGLKSDFSDIIAILSSIKRHHESISTLFVTSRNYAYNSRTKIISCIFFCFLSELLFKKIVMFIQKYMFLMINDNIVNYSIKGIRYAFAGVCLKVLISTMIMYKEPAKKIEEELKYIKGLIENRPEKYKYMTSDNERNDVNIDQHTASILKLWLNYNEDLDNIYDDDKDFNICNISDAEISSSDTSLASENLSSEEIFESNDESIGRRIKTMHRKKRPSFFHYFPSPRNVTAYTENPITFINIINEKHKEIMKMRAKRLKNFGSNDYSDNNATIMETNDENSPLNLSDLNENMKK